The following proteins are co-located in the Elusimicrobiota bacterium genome:
- a CDS encoding radical SAM protein — protein sequence MKKGDRKAPSGAWTPDPRGSQWTFGWTSSCPRLSVAQARAFTRRRARLLARCRRLGARRLAGGWSKLFSGELSPGCAVCAAGGWSYLESNQLCGRGCFYCPRPQDRLSEPYDKILGLSFRSPSAYAAALQAAGHGGVGLSGGEPLLAMGRTLALVRALRAALGPRARLWVYTSGAGADERRLRTLRAAGVDELRVNVSADGYRLDAVRRAARVFPVVAVEIPAVPEDERRVRALLPRIVRAGARHLVLHQLTCTPHNDAELRARGYRVTDNGPFVSPSVVESELAALGILREALARRLPLSVNYCSFIFKNRYHALARRLRLARLLRRGKDPFRAPSPAGWLRRLEVAGTPSGLSALLRRLPSGSARRERTRLLLRPEALAHPALGTKPVVVRYSEYSFEGLDRKGGRLRVALGAGRRARFLEREERSFVLQGVRERAAFSALLRRGAGSPLRARFEGYEALPSALHAL from the coding sequence GTGAAGAAAGGAGACCGGAAGGCTCCCAGCGGAGCCTGGACGCCGGACCCGCGGGGGTCGCAGTGGACCTTCGGCTGGACCTCGTCCTGTCCCCGCCTCTCCGTCGCGCAGGCCCGCGCCTTCACCCGCCGCCGCGCCCGCCTCCTCGCGCGCTGCCGGCGGCTCGGCGCCCGCCGGCTCGCGGGAGGCTGGTCGAAGCTCTTCTCGGGCGAGCTCTCCCCCGGCTGCGCCGTCTGCGCCGCGGGAGGCTGGTCCTATCTGGAGAGCAACCAGCTCTGCGGCCGCGGCTGCTTCTACTGCCCACGGCCGCAGGACCGGCTCTCGGAGCCCTACGACAAGATCCTGGGGCTGAGCTTCCGCTCCCCGAGCGCGTACGCCGCGGCCCTGCAGGCGGCCGGGCACGGCGGGGTCGGCCTGAGCGGCGGAGAGCCGCTGCTCGCCATGGGCCGCACCCTCGCGCTCGTGCGCGCGCTGCGCGCCGCGCTCGGGCCCCGCGCGCGCCTCTGGGTCTACACGAGCGGAGCCGGGGCGGACGAGCGCCGCCTGCGGACGCTGCGGGCGGCCGGGGTCGACGAGCTCCGCGTCAACGTCAGCGCCGACGGCTACCGGCTCGACGCCGTGCGCCGCGCCGCGCGGGTATTCCCCGTCGTCGCGGTCGAGATCCCGGCCGTCCCCGAGGACGAGCGGCGCGTGCGCGCGCTCCTGCCGCGGATCGTCCGGGCCGGCGCCCGTCACCTCGTCCTGCACCAGCTCACCTGCACCCCGCACAACGACGCGGAGCTCCGGGCGCGGGGCTACCGCGTCACCGACAACGGCCCCTTCGTCTCGCCGTCGGTCGTGGAGTCCGAGCTCGCGGCCCTGGGCATCCTGCGGGAAGCGCTCGCGCGCCGCCTCCCGCTCTCCGTCAACTACTGCTCGTTCATCTTCAAGAACCGCTACCACGCCCTCGCGCGGCGTCTGCGCCTCGCGCGACTCCTGCGCCGAGGCAAGGACCCTTTCCGCGCCCCCAGCCCGGCCGGCTGGCTTCGGCGCCTGGAAGTCGCGGGGACGCCGTCCGGCCTCTCGGCCCTCCTGCGCAGGCTCCCGTCGGGGAGCGCGCGCCGGGAGAGGACGCGGCTGCTCCTGCGCCCGGAAGCCCTCGCGCATCCCGCGCTCGGGACGAAGCCGGTCGTGGTGCGCTACTCCGAATATTCGTTCGAGGGACTCGACCGGAAGGGCGGCCGCCTGCGCGTCGCTCTGGGCGCCGGGCGCCGGGCGCGCTTCCTCGAGCGGGAAGAAAGGTCCTTCGTCCTGCAGGGAGTCCGGGAGCGGGCGGCGTTCTCGGCGCTCCTGCGCCGCGGAGCGGGCTCCCCCCTGCGCGCGCGCTTCGAGGGCTACGAAGCCCTCCCCTCAGCCCTGCACGCCCTCTAA
- a CDS encoding radical SAM protein, translating to MSAPAKVLLLSEEEGHPLFEDSTAYFTLPFVDAGDIPAITALKSPALAPVLLGTILREAGCEVRLFDGFLTSPRRRAELEEALRAGPDVVGLSLTHLFREETVSAVAAMVRALAPGARLLFGGADLPRLAGTVRLADAAALGRGEGSVVEAVKALAGGMDLARVPGLLLLRGGTALRTPAPALRASGMPTPDWRLAGSPKAVVVQGRLGCPRRCAFCSYPEEGEGWERSVPEVVAEIRLNRERAGIRHFRLADSDFLADTARARAFCDGLVREAPDLSWSCFARADGFLRDPGIAARMRAAGCAWVFVGLESGSPRMLEVMEKGCTLQEMEEGTRRAREAGLRVHGNFVVGFPGETDGSVDETLSFLSKGPVDTAYFGPFQVRSERSPVWERRERWGLSGDGVSWRHRAGDSDQARAWVRRCIETVVDMDGPLIGNECSFSTSLLRGPGSEDAVFRSLFLLRDYHRARRAGDDGRRVSLARRIAEHLK from the coding sequence GTGAGCGCTCCCGCGAAAGTCCTTCTCCTCTCGGAGGAGGAGGGGCATCCCCTCTTCGAAGACAGCACCGCGTACTTCACGCTCCCCTTCGTCGACGCGGGCGACATCCCGGCGATCACGGCCCTCAAATCCCCGGCGCTCGCCCCCGTCCTCCTCGGCACGATCCTGCGGGAGGCGGGCTGCGAGGTCCGTCTGTTCGACGGCTTCCTGACCTCTCCGCGGCGGAGGGCGGAACTCGAGGAGGCTCTGCGGGCGGGCCCCGACGTCGTGGGCCTCTCGCTGACGCACCTCTTCCGCGAGGAGACGGTGTCCGCCGTCGCGGCGATGGTGCGCGCTCTGGCGCCCGGCGCGCGGCTCCTCTTCGGAGGGGCGGACCTCCCTCGACTGGCGGGGACCGTGCGGCTCGCGGACGCGGCGGCGCTCGGGCGCGGGGAGGGGTCCGTCGTCGAGGCCGTGAAGGCCCTCGCCGGCGGGATGGACCTCGCGCGCGTCCCGGGACTCCTGCTCCTGCGCGGGGGGACCGCGCTTCGGACCCCGGCTCCGGCCCTTCGAGCGTCCGGCATGCCGACTCCGGATTGGCGGCTGGCGGGCTCCCCGAAGGCCGTCGTCGTGCAGGGCCGACTGGGCTGCCCACGCCGCTGCGCGTTCTGCAGTTATCCCGAGGAAGGCGAGGGCTGGGAGCGCTCCGTCCCGGAGGTCGTCGCGGAGATCCGCCTCAACCGGGAGCGAGCGGGCATCCGCCACTTCCGGCTCGCGGACTCGGACTTCCTCGCCGATACGGCTCGGGCGCGGGCTTTCTGCGACGGGCTCGTCCGCGAGGCTCCGGACCTCTCCTGGTCCTGCTTCGCCCGCGCCGACGGATTCCTACGGGACCCGGGGATCGCGGCGCGCATGCGCGCGGCGGGCTGCGCATGGGTGTTCGTCGGGCTCGAGTCCGGGAGTCCGCGCATGCTCGAGGTCATGGAGAAGGGCTGCACTCTCCAGGAGATGGAGGAGGGGACGCGCCGCGCCCGCGAAGCGGGCCTGCGCGTGCACGGGAACTTCGTCGTTGGGTTCCCGGGAGAGACGGACGGGAGCGTCGATGAGACCCTCTCCTTCCTCTCCAAGGGACCGGTCGACACGGCCTACTTCGGCCCGTTCCAGGTCCGTTCCGAGCGGAGTCCCGTCTGGGAGAGAAGGGAGCGCTGGGGGCTTTCCGGAGACGGCGTCTCCTGGCGCCATCGCGCCGGCGATTCGGACCAGGCGCGGGCCTGGGTGCGCCGCTGCATCGAGACCGTCGTGGATATGGACGGGCCTCTCATCGGGAACGAATGCTCCTTCTCGACGTCCCTTCTCCGGGGGCCGGGGAGCGAGGACGCGGTCTTCCGGAGCCTTTTTCTGCTGCGCGACTACCACCGCGCTCGGCGGGCGGGCGACGACGGCCGACGCGTCTCCCTGGCGCGCCGGATCGCAGAGCACCTAAAATAA
- a CDS encoding glycosyltransferase family 2 protein has translation MFLILTAETDPARSPLLRSLARPLSELGETRTVGVGPSALHWKDGAPEEAPAEREERAERLRALLREGPKLVLLTDADALGALLSCGVSCAAPCILALGDARADLLRAPDGEERAHAARELWVLRGGEALPSALRARCRRSRGSVWPAGWVRARVRALLATAVRPSVRYPLTSLVIPVHDALPQLRACVESIRRNTGAPYELLLVDNGSSPATVRWLRRQKGLRVVFNRTNTGFAHAVNQGMRAARGRFVAWINSDLVLTPGWLERMLDALQSDPALGAVGPYTDRTVGLQVVAGAEGLEGKALDLFASAWALQHGGRRREAHRLVGFCVLLKKRAVDAVGLLDERFGVGCYEDFDYCLRLRQAGFKLAVAEDVFIRHHHHASFRGDRGFYEHALRNRELFIRKWCAQALEFWDYIDPELAFVSVPKKR, from the coding sequence ATGTTCCTCATCCTGACCGCCGAGACCGATCCGGCCCGCTCCCCCCTGCTGCGCTCGCTCGCGCGTCCGCTCTCCGAGCTCGGGGAGACTCGCACGGTCGGCGTCGGCCCGAGCGCCCTGCATTGGAAGGATGGAGCGCCCGAAGAGGCTCCCGCGGAGCGCGAGGAGCGCGCCGAGCGCCTTCGCGCGCTGCTGCGCGAGGGCCCGAAACTCGTGCTCCTGACCGACGCGGATGCGCTCGGAGCGCTGCTCTCCTGCGGAGTCTCCTGCGCGGCCCCCTGCATCCTGGCCCTCGGCGACGCGCGCGCCGACCTGCTCCGCGCTCCCGACGGCGAGGAACGCGCCCACGCGGCGCGCGAGCTCTGGGTGCTGCGCGGAGGGGAAGCGCTGCCCTCCGCTCTGCGCGCGCGCTGCCGCCGCTCGCGCGGGAGCGTCTGGCCGGCGGGCTGGGTCCGCGCCCGCGTGCGCGCCCTGCTCGCCACCGCCGTCCGTCCGAGCGTCCGCTATCCGCTCACCTCGCTCGTCATCCCCGTCCACGACGCGCTGCCCCAGCTGCGCGCCTGCGTCGAGAGCATCCGGCGCAACACCGGAGCGCCCTACGAGCTCCTCCTCGTCGACAACGGCTCCTCCCCGGCGACCGTGCGCTGGCTGCGCCGACAGAAGGGCCTGCGCGTCGTCTTCAATCGGACGAACACCGGCTTCGCGCACGCGGTCAACCAGGGCATGCGTGCGGCCCGCGGACGCTTCGTCGCCTGGATCAACAGCGACCTCGTCCTGACCCCGGGCTGGCTCGAGCGCATGCTCGACGCCCTGCAGTCGGACCCGGCGCTCGGCGCGGTCGGGCCCTACACGGACCGCACGGTCGGGCTCCAGGTGGTCGCGGGCGCCGAGGGGCTCGAGGGGAAGGCGCTCGACCTCTTCGCCTCCGCCTGGGCCCTGCAGCACGGCGGCCGCCGCCGCGAGGCGCATCGTCTCGTGGGCTTCTGCGTGCTCCTCAAGAAGCGGGCGGTCGACGCGGTCGGTCTGCTCGACGAGCGCTTCGGCGTCGGCTGCTACGAGGACTTCGACTACTGCCTGCGCCTGCGCCAGGCCGGCTTCAAGCTCGCCGTCGCCGAGGACGTCTTCATCCGCCACCACCACCACGCCAGCTTCCGCGGCGACCGCGGCTTCTATGAGCACGCCCTGCGCAACCGCGAGCTCTTCATCCGGAAGTGGTGCGCCCAGGCCCTCGAGTTCTGGGACTACATCGACCCCGAGCTCGCCTTCGTCAGCGTCCCCAAGAAGAGATGA
- a CDS encoding GDSL-type esterase/lipase family protein, whose amino-acid sequence MPSRRALLLASLSVAALLLAGGEFAARRADIPVPDRADLFELWTLGDDPVFVPDGGDRLRTHPELSAIDNAPVSFAAARPAGTRRVVCLGGSTTAGWPFHPRGSYPARLGAYLRDLRPDARVEVVNAGFHNFDSRREVSVARELARLRPTAALVYSGFNDYQTYLARSGAGRLLSLARAPHRFLLRRSRLYGWLRWKAGLSGSRTVASAFVLPLNRAQEERLLAEHRRNLEETARVLSAAGAQVVLVPLAWEPGFDPAFAPQELFARMNEGVRAVAGRTGARVLETGGVLRRADFVDTEHLSLEGYAKLARAAARELCRGALADAPCREGRLRSEAAYRKELGIADPMWLAHARLRLGLVYSGRGLLAAAGRELEEAERLSPVPGFILDRVLFQRDPALLELLARADERLGFADRARAAREACGLLRRSGR is encoded by the coding sequence ATGCCCTCCCGCCGCGCGCTCCTCCTCGCGTCCCTGTCCGTCGCGGCCCTACTGCTCGCCGGCGGCGAGTTCGCCGCGCGCCGCGCGGATATCCCGGTCCCGGACCGCGCGGACCTCTTCGAGCTCTGGACCCTGGGGGACGACCCCGTCTTCGTACCGGACGGGGGAGACCGCCTCCGGACCCACCCCGAGCTGAGCGCCATCGACAACGCCCCGGTCTCCTTCGCCGCGGCCCGTCCGGCCGGGACCCGACGCGTCGTCTGCCTCGGCGGCTCGACGACCGCCGGCTGGCCGTTCCATCCCCGGGGGAGCTACCCCGCCCGGCTCGGGGCCTATCTGCGCGACCTCCGACCCGACGCCCGCGTCGAGGTCGTCAACGCGGGCTTCCATAACTTCGACAGCCGGCGCGAGGTCTCCGTCGCGCGCGAGCTCGCGCGTCTGCGGCCGACGGCCGCGCTGGTCTACAGCGGCTTCAACGACTATCAGACGTACCTCGCGCGCAGCGGCGCGGGCCGTCTGCTCTCCCTCGCGCGGGCTCCTCATCGGTTCCTTCTCCGGCGGAGCCGCCTTTATGGCTGGCTGCGCTGGAAGGCGGGACTCTCCGGGAGCCGCACGGTGGCGTCGGCGTTCGTGCTCCCGCTGAACCGCGCCCAGGAGGAGCGCCTCCTCGCCGAGCATCGCCGGAACCTCGAGGAGACGGCGCGGGTCCTGAGCGCCGCGGGCGCGCAGGTCGTCCTGGTCCCGCTCGCCTGGGAGCCGGGCTTCGACCCCGCGTTCGCGCCTCAAGAGCTGTTCGCGCGCATGAACGAGGGGGTCCGGGCCGTCGCGGGGCGGACGGGCGCCCGGGTCCTGGAGACGGGGGGAGTCCTGCGGCGGGCGGACTTCGTCGACACCGAGCATCTGTCGCTGGAGGGCTACGCGAAGCTCGCTCGGGCGGCGGCGCGCGAGCTCTGCCGGGGGGCGCTCGCGGACGCTCCGTGCCGCGAGGGGCGTCTGCGCTCGGAGGCCGCGTATCGTAAGGAACTCGGCATCGCGGATCCGATGTGGCTCGCGCACGCCCGCCTGCGGCTGGGGCTCGTGTACTCCGGACGGGGTCTTCTCGCCGCCGCGGGGCGCGAGCTCGAGGAGGCCGAGCGTCTCTCTCCCGTTCCCGGGTTCATCCTCGACCGGGTCCTCTTCCAGCGCGACCCCGCCCTGCTCGAGCTCCTCGCCCGGGCCGACGAGCGGCTCGGCTTCGCGGACCGCGCGCGCGCCGCCCGCGAAGCCTGCGGCCTTCTTCGGCGGAGCGGGCGGTGA
- a CDS encoding peptidylprolyl isomerase, translating to MKKLIPFVAAVLLGACATARAAEPPTPKKKEKAPMADTKTSAALTDPKLAVEKAPEVFKAQFATTKGDFVIEVHRAWAPRGADRFYNLLKAGYFQDLAFFRVVEGFMVQFGIHGTPAVSAKWREARIQDDPAAGQSNARGMVSFATAGPNTRTTQMFINFGDNSRLDGMGFTPFGKVVKGMEVVDKLYNGYGEGAPQGMGPNQGRVQMEGNAYLKKDFPQLDYVKSAAVVK from the coding sequence ATGAAGAAGCTCATCCCGTTCGTCGCCGCCGTCCTGCTGGGAGCGTGCGCCACGGCGCGCGCCGCCGAGCCGCCGACCCCCAAGAAAAAGGAGAAGGCCCCCATGGCCGACACGAAGACGTCCGCCGCACTGACGGACCCCAAGCTCGCCGTGGAGAAGGCCCCCGAGGTCTTCAAGGCGCAGTTCGCGACCACCAAGGGCGATTTCGTCATCGAAGTCCACCGCGCGTGGGCGCCCCGCGGCGCCGACCGCTTCTACAACCTGCTGAAGGCGGGCTACTTCCAGGACCTCGCCTTCTTCCGCGTCGTCGAAGGCTTCATGGTGCAGTTCGGCATCCACGGCACGCCCGCGGTCAGCGCCAAGTGGCGCGAGGCCCGCATCCAGGACGACCCGGCCGCCGGACAGTCCAACGCACGCGGCATGGTGAGCTTCGCCACCGCCGGCCCCAACACCCGCACGACCCAGATGTTCATCAACTTCGGGGACAACTCGCGCCTCGACGGGATGGGCTTCACCCCCTTCGGGAAGGTCGTCAAAGGGATGGAGGTCGTCGACAAGCTCTACAACGGCTACGGCGAGGGCGCCCCGCAGGGGATGGGTCCCAACCAGGGCCGCGTCCAGATGGAAGGCAACGCCTACCTGAAGAAGGACTTCCCGCAGCTCGACTATGTGAAGAGCGCCGCGGTCGTGAAATAA
- a CDS encoding NAAT family transporter has protein sequence MELLRFGMLATVSMAAILNPVAAVPTFLSMTPRNTTAERMAMAKRACWTAFGVLLTFALLGQGIFGVFGITLPSFQLAGGLILLLISLDNLRAHRSPVQETAEETDEGTAKDDISITPLAVPMLSGPGAITTIIMLDTKAAESIPRHITLVFALALVCGATYLIFRLAASGAKKINHTVMNVTTRLMGLMLAATGVEFILDALKSVGAIR, from the coding sequence ATGGAGCTCCTGCGTTTCGGCATGCTTGCGACGGTCTCGATGGCGGCCATCCTCAACCCGGTGGCGGCCGTCCCGACCTTCCTCTCGATGACGCCGCGCAACACGACGGCGGAGCGCATGGCGATGGCCAAGCGCGCCTGCTGGACGGCCTTCGGGGTGCTCCTGACCTTCGCGCTCCTGGGCCAGGGGATCTTCGGGGTCTTCGGCATCACGCTCCCCTCCTTCCAGCTCGCCGGGGGGCTCATCCTCCTGCTCATCTCGCTCGACAACCTGCGCGCGCACCGCTCGCCCGTCCAGGAGACCGCCGAGGAGACCGACGAGGGCACGGCCAAGGACGACATCTCCATCACCCCGCTCGCAGTGCCGATGCTCTCGGGTCCGGGCGCCATCACCACGATCATCATGCTCGACACGAAGGCGGCGGAGTCCATCCCCCGTCACATCACCCTCGTCTTCGCCCTCGCCCTCGTCTGCGGAGCGACCTACCTCATCTTCCGCCTCGCGGCGAGCGGCGCGAAGAAGATCAACCACACCGTCATGAACGTCACGACCCGGCTCATGGGCCTCATGCTCGCGGCCACCGGCGTGGAGTTCATCCTGGACGCACTGAAGAGTGTAGGAGCTATCCGTTAA
- a CDS encoding beta-phosphoglucomutase family hydrolase, whose protein sequence is MAPPRALLFDLDGVVVDNMAVHAEAWRLFLRGHGLRIGMKEFHEKTAGMPTRDVLVYYLKRRFTKAEVERLTAEKEAVYQRLYRPLMRPARGLRRFLSAARKIGLRLGVGTGSRAESAAFVLDGLRLRSCFDAVVTVDDIRRGKPHPETFLTLARRLGVPPRSCLVFEDSLLGAEAARRAGMGLVALTTSHPPRSFLHALHAVPHFASMDPAKLV, encoded by the coding sequence ATGGCCCCTCCGCGCGCGCTCCTCTTCGACCTCGACGGCGTCGTCGTCGACAACATGGCGGTCCACGCGGAGGCCTGGCGCCTCTTCCTCCGGGGGCACGGCCTGCGCATCGGCATGAAGGAGTTCCACGAGAAGACCGCCGGGATGCCGACGCGCGACGTGCTCGTCTACTACCTGAAGAGGCGCTTCACGAAGGCGGAGGTCGAGAGGCTCACCGCCGAGAAGGAGGCGGTGTACCAGCGCCTCTACCGTCCCCTCATGCGGCCCGCGCGCGGTCTGCGCCGATTCCTCTCTGCGGCTCGGAAGATCGGCCTGCGGCTGGGGGTGGGCACCGGCTCGCGCGCGGAGAGCGCGGCGTTCGTGCTCGACGGCCTGCGCCTGCGCTCCTGCTTCGACGCCGTCGTGACCGTCGATGATATCCGGCGCGGCAAGCCGCACCCCGAGACTTTCCTCACGCTCGCGCGGCGCCTGGGCGTGCCCCCGCGCTCCTGCCTCGTCTTCGAGGATTCCCTGCTCGGCGCCGAGGCGGCGCGGCGCGCGGGGATGGGGCTCGTCGCCCTGACGACCTCGCATCCTCCGCGAAGCTTCCTGCACGCGCTGCATGCGGTCCCTCATTTTGCGTCGATGGATCCCGCTAAGTTGGTGTAA
- a CDS encoding response regulator, which produces MIFGNLFGGGKRRILVADDDPSIAALVSEILGALDFDVTVVHDGQAAVARVRAEKFDLLIMDVHMPKLEGPQALEVIRVLPNGKGLGVLMATSESATGTLSRVYELGIFGYITKPFTAGELAAKVNAYFERKK; this is translated from the coding sequence ATGATATTCGGGAACCTCTTCGGCGGCGGCAAGCGCCGCATCCTCGTCGCGGACGACGACCCCTCCATCGCGGCCCTGGTCTCCGAGATCCTCGGCGCGCTCGATTTCGACGTCACCGTGGTCCACGACGGGCAGGCGGCGGTCGCGCGCGTCCGCGCCGAGAAGTTCGATCTCCTCATCATGGACGTGCACATGCCGAAGCTCGAAGGGCCCCAGGCGCTCGAGGTCATCCGCGTCCTGCCCAACGGCAAGGGCCTCGGGGTCCTCATGGCGACCTCCGAGTCCGCGACCGGGACGCTCTCCCGCGTCTATGAGCTGGGCATATTCGGCTACATCACGAAGCCCTTCACGGCCGGAGAGCTCGCCGCCAAGGTCAACGCCTACTTCGAGCGCAAGAAGTAG